The sequence below is a genomic window from Acanthochromis polyacanthus isolate Apoly-LR-REF ecotype Palm Island chromosome 14, KAUST_Apoly_ChrSc, whole genome shotgun sequence.
acagaaaGCTGCACTGAAGCTGTTTTAAAGGACCAATCTGATGTGAACGGATCCTATaaaagatcaaaacaacaataaatcatgCTAACGTGTAGCCTGATATACGTTACACCTCTTGGGACCCAAAATAGTTACTTTTGACACAATCCTATGTGTATATATGTCTTCCTGATGCTCCAAATATTCATCAGAGCAATGAACATTAGTTAATACACCACTGAAAATACTCCTCTTGTTTGAATGTTTGATGACACTGCAGTGTGCAGCGTTTCAGGAGATTACTGAGCACTAAAAGAAGAGAGACCACTTTAataggtacacctgttcaactTTTCATCGATGCATATgtctaatcagccaatcacatggcagcAACTCAAGACATGGTGAAGACGAAGCATCAGAATCAGGCGTATAAAGTGATTTAAGTGAGTTTGAACCATCCCACATTCAAACTGATGCCAGACGAGAAAGTCTGAATATTTTATAAACTGTGTAAACCATTTCTAGAGTTTACAGAGAATAGAGGATGGTTTGTGGAGGTGTAATGGTCTGGAGGATATTTTCTTGTCTCACTTTGGCTCCTCAGTACCAACTGAGCATCATTTCAACTCCACAGCCTCcatgagtattgttgctaatcacgtccatccctttatgaccacagtggactATCTTCCAAAGGATACTTCcaatttaaatcatttcagaCTGCTTCCTTGAACAGACAATGAGTTCTCTGGACTCCaacggcctccacagtcacaAGATCTCAATCCAACACAACCTTTGGGATGTGATGGAACAGGAGATTGGCATCATTGgtcaaatctgcagcaactacGTGATTCTTAATGTCagtatggaccaaaatctctgaggaatgtttccttGTTGAATCTCTGTCATGAAGAATTAGGGCCGTTCTGAAGACAAAACAGGTCTGACCAGGTCCTAGCagggtgtacctaataaagtggctggtgagtgtgtgtgtaaggtgtttttagatttttatctcttcaggAAGAACCAGTTGGTTTTGAAGCTAAGAGCCACACGAAGTAGGAAAGTCAGAAACAATCAAGAGACGGACTAACATGTtggttttggtgttttcatgGGTTTGTTGAtggtaaagaaaaaatatagaataacaGTCGACACAAACCACCAGCAGCTGAGTTAAACACTGACCgttcaaaaagcacaaatattcaCACACATTTAGCCCAGCACACACAACTGCCTCTGTCCTTTTATTTGGGATAAACAAATCTTCTGAGAGTTAAGATTCATTGTATCTTCTGTCTTTACATCTGGTTTTTCATTCAAGCCTTTGTAAGAAGTCGTTTCAAGCACAACGACCCTTTAAAACAGCTCATACGATGGTGACAGTTGCCGATTAAAGggacttgtggagttttctTGAAAGTACAAGTCGTTCTTAGAGCAAGGCTGATAAATGTGTCGAGCTACAGCAGATATATCGGTATCTTTGTGTGTGCAAGCTGCAGAGAAATGCCGGTAAACAAATGCAGAAATAGGTTGGAGGTTCGTTAGAAAGTTTCTTAGTAGCAGAGTTCATCCACCAGAGGACGCCACTAagttatgttttgttgtttcattgccttctttttttaaatgttacttCCAACTATTGGTGTAAATACAAATTCCAAACTTGTGAACACATTATTTCTCTGTCCTTCTCCAGCTGTCTTTAAGTTAGACTGTAAACAACCACAGTTTCAACTGGCTACAGGTTTTTAGCTTCTTCATTGAAATGgaactcattaatgtcccattTAATGACAATTTTAACTTATTTGTTGTATCAGACTTGAAAGAAGAAGTGGATTTACGCCCCAGTTACTGCGTCTTCTTGTTCAACTCCCTTAGAATAAAGACTTTACAGTTTTTGAGCACTCAGGTGGTCTGATGCTGATTATCCAAACCTGTGTTATCGTCTGTCCGGGACTCATCTGGACACTCGGGCTCAGAGGAAACCACTCTGACTGATGCCCCTGAATCCTCCAGCTCTGGATGGACCTGTTGAGGATCTGCAGAGCTTATTccgcctccatcctcctcctcgaTCTCCGTCCCTTCAGCCACCGTTGTCGCCTCCTTCATGTTGTCGTCTGAGTTTTCGTCCTCCATCACAAACAGGTTCCTCATGGAGTCGGCCACAGCGTCTCTAAGCTCGTCCTCCGACTCCTCAAAGTTCCTGGTGAGAAATTAAACTACGTTCACGTTGGGCAGTCTCAGTAGTAGCATAATATATCTCACTGGAGAGggacttattttacattttagatagacagatagatacaTACTTTATTCATCACCTTGGgaaattttaaaatgtccagTAGCTCAAACATattacatttaagaaaaataaggaaaatagTGATAGGAggttcagtagaaatcaactggacttctcttgtaggttcttgaagacgtttcaccttttaaagaggtgaaacatcttcaactATCAGTTCTCTACAGTATATAACGTATATATTTCCTGTCCTATAGAAACACAGTGTAGCTGTGCAAAAGTAAAAGACAACTACATAAGAAACTGAAAGCTATAGAATAAAGTGAACCTAACAGAAGGAAACTTACGTGTCGTCGTCGTCTGACCTCGGTTCTAGTCGCTCTTCATCCATCTCCACATCTGAgtcatcttcatcctcttcttcctcctccgtTCTGTCCTGTTCTGGTTTTGAATCTGAGAACAAAAACATCCAGAGGCAGCAGATTCAACCTTTAACAGTTTATTAATGCTGGCTGCTTGTAGTGACAGAAGTTAACTCAGCAGCTGTGTTCACTGCACAGACTGTATGTAAAGATGGACCATGATGACACCTGTTGGTTTGTGGACTACATCTTTAAAGCCTCCAGTCTGAAACAAGGCTGTtgccatcttgtttttttgaaaaaggtGCTGAATTTGACAAAGACATCGAGCACATCCATACAGTAGCAACTAGCTCGAGGTGGTGGAGCGGTTTAACCAAATTAGTTGGAAATAAGGAGTCAAACCCCATGAAGGATTCATGTTCTTACACAAACCCTGTCTGTTTGTAAAACGGCCAAAGACACAAATCGTGCAAAATAAGTGTGGTGGAAAATGTCATCTATGtgtgcatccatccatccatccatccatccatccatccatccatccatccatccattcattatctatacagtAAAGTACATGAATTGTTAGCGTATTTATTCATGCATTTAACATTATACTGGCACAAGCGTAGTTTCAAGTATTGCCATATATCTGCGAGTATTCTCATATAATCTCTAAGTCAAGGAAGATGGAACTAATTCTAAGattaagaaaagaaacaaaaactcttCCAAAGTCACCtcctttaatttaattaaatacagTTTATGATGGAACAAAACTTTGGGTTTTCCAGATTAATCCTGCAATACAGTTAAGGCCATAGACatattaggaaaatgtttactgaggtagcaAACCCAGTGAGAAGTAGGttcatttccttttcttattgcaaccagaggagtcgccccctgctggctgttagagaAAATGCATTCTATTGACTATGTTCTATACACAGTCTGTGGCTCACTGTGGATCAGTCAGGTGTGTAATGTCTGACCTGCGGTTGCTGAGTCCAGAGTTGAGGATTTGAGTTCAGCCTGAGCCAGAAAGTTCAGGAGAGTGTTTGGAGGACCGTCGTCCCACTGACGTCGAACTGCGGCCTCCTGATCTGGGGGGAGGTGAGGACGAAGACAACGTACAGCGCTGAACAAACCAGTTTCTTAACCTTCTCATCAGTGATTTTAACCCTCATGGCTCTTCTTGTTTTATAATGGAAGCTGTAGCTATTTTTCTAAAACTTAACTTAAAATTACAAGCATTTTAGCACCAATTACTGATATCTGACAGTGAGAAAAGTAAATTTTAAACATGTACTTCCTATGTATATTTTGCACTTCTGCTCAGCTGTTTTGAATCTGTTTTCACCTTCTTCAGCCTCCACTGTTGTGTTGTAGATGGAGTTGACCTCCATGTTGGCGAGAGCGTCCAGCAGAGTCTGAGGCGTCCTGTGGCTCCACCCCCTCCTCACCTCCAGCCAATCCCTGAGCTTCAACTCCTCCCCTTCCTGGAAGCTCAGAGTTTGATTCAGAGgatccacttcctgtttggagAGTCGGGGACAGAgttaaagaaagagaagaagagtgACTACAATGATAACTTCTTCCTTATGTCTTGCACCTCTCACCTcgtctttctctgtgttttctttcatctcttcGTCATCTAACCGGATCTCAAACATGATTCCTTTCTGcagaagtgacaaaaacaaaaaggaaaagatgGAGGTCATCAGCATTGATGATCATATTATTGTTGGTTTGTTCTTCAGATACAGGTTTCTTTTCTTAAGGTGCTATATGCAGGGACACAGACTCATTTTGACCCAACAGAACAgaaaagttgtaaaaaaaaaaaaaaagtctattaTCAAAGGCTTAGCATCATGGGGAAGCTTCAGATGTTTTAGCACAAAACACTGGCTTTGTCTTCAAAAGTCAAGCTGCTGATGAATCCAGAGGAATCCTAACTATTAAAATAGTTTGAATGTATTTAGACAATTTAAATGACCAGATTACAGCCTTGAAGCTTGATCTTTATGCTGGTATAATCTCACcttgtctttgtgtttcctctCCTGTGTCCTCCTCTGATCAGTGATCTGCCTCAGAGCTGCTTCAACATCCTGCAGGAGGAAAACCAAAGTTATGAACCATCACTGTAGAATAAATACTGCATCCCAGAGCATGTATATCATGGTGTAGCTGTTGTGTAGTTTGAATTTTAATAGTTTATCACCAACAATGCAAGTCTACGACGGAGACACAAATGCTAAGAGGTATTTATTGCTGCAGTATTAGTAGTGAAGTAGTGGATAACCTGCAAACATCTTCATTGTTTTTGGAGTGCAAGCGTCTCATGTATATTTGCATTTGCTTATGTTTGAAGGGATTACAAACTTCGTTATGAGTGTTAGGACTGATTTGTGGTCAGTGTTTACCTGTACAGGTGCTGCTTTCTGCTGCTCTTTACTGTCTGCAGACGGCTCTGGCTCGCTGAGTTTCTCCACCACAAAAGTTCCATGTTGGTGTTGTGGTTGAGCCTGACACAGGACACAATAAGAACATATTAGCATGATACACTAATGAAGAGTGTCTATTACTATCCATATTGACAGGAGGTGAAGTGTGTTTCAGTTTCTGGAAATCAAAGCCAAAGGGGCAAAATGGAATACAGTGGAGGCCACCAGGGTTCAGTTTCAGTCACATCATGTGCAGACAAGCTGTTAAATTTAATTATTATGTAGATGATAAACCGTTACTGGCTAAGTATTTGGCAAATATGAAACCTGAAAAACTAGTTACATGTTTTGATTCTGGCCTTCATTGTAAATATAATATCAGAAAACTTATCTAGTTCAGTtttcagcatttaaaaataCTGACAACATTGAGCCAGTTCTGTGCTATACTAATAAACTTTAATACTGTTATAATAATAAAGTCTGTGTACCTCTGCTTCAGCTCTCAGCTTCATCTGTCTCATCTCCTGGTGATACTGTTGTCTGATCACATCCAGCTGCCTCAGATACTCCTgcaaacacaagcacacactctgaaatgtatttttgtgttagGGTCTGCATATTGAATAGCCCTTgtgaaaatatctttattttttacattcagAGGAACCAGAATATCTCAATGTTCTACATGTAGAAGATTCTGTAAGATATTGACAGTAGTTATGTTTGCttcttgtatatttttatttttcacagatgTTCCCAACGTGTGAAATCTTTAATTCTGCACAAatcttcattttaactgtttctcAAAACACTTTTTTGGGGAATATTTCATACAATTGTACCTACATTTGGTGCCAAAAGGTTCTGAAAAAGGTATAGCTCATGAACTTCCATATAGTAGCATAATAAGAATCTTCGTATACAttaaagaatctgtgcaatatcagtgtttttctacatttgaaCACCATGCAATATATAATGTCAATGTTCTACATGTAGAGGGAGCTGGAAAATGTCAGCATTActtctgtatattttttgtttattttaatatttttactaATGTGTTTTTTGCTCCATCCCCTTTACTACTGTAACACTGCAAATGTCCCTACTGTGGGACGAACAaaagattatcttatcttatcttatcttatctcatcttccCACCTGTTGTCCCTCCTGTCTCTTTTCCTTCTGCTGGTGTTCAGTTTGACCCATTCCTTGGTCCTGATGCCCATCAGGCTTTCTGCTGCTCTCAGCTGTTGATGGACGCAAACCCTGAcaatttagaaaagaaaaggtGAAAGTTAGACCATCTAAACAGGGAGAAAAGACAGCTGAAAGCCAGACTACCTGCTGTAATTTCATGCTTGACTGATAGAACTATTTTAATGATGAATGTGAGTTACTTTtcctgcaaaatgaccacatattTGATATTCCCAGCTCCTCAAATATTTCAATTAGTGACCTTTCtttgaaactatttttaaaagtttaggTTTAACATAAGCACTGTTATGGTGTCAAACCACAACACTAAAACAACACCGATAAATTAACAGCTTTATGATTTTTACTGAAGTAAACATGTTAAAAACTTCCTCCACTGCTGCCCCTCAGTGTGGATTTATGTGAATGagcaaaagtgacagaaatgttCAATCAGAAGTTTGCTGAGCTTCGTCCTACCAGCTGCTTCTCTGCTCTCAGCTTGTACTGGTTGGCCTCCTGCCTCCTCTGCAGATATTCATTACGAGCTGCAGccacactgacagacacacaatgacacacacagGTGAGTGTGGAGAAACACAATGTTTATGTTGTTAAAGCTGCAGAGTTTCTGGGCTTCAAGTAAAACATTAGCTAGAAAAGAAATTACTAGCTCCCACAGAAGATTCCCAACTCTAACACGTCTTGGTATTTGTACTTTGCATAATGAGAATAAAGTTAAAACTAATGGAAGGGAGTACAGACACTGTTGGACAGACAAAATTAGCAATGGAAGATGTCTCCTTGGGCTCTGGTACatttttttgggcattttttttcttgataaatcgaGATTTGTAATTAAAACAGCTGCTAGCTTTGAACAGTGGCCGTTTGGTGAGCGGTTACTCACAGCTGATATGGTTCCACAGGAGGAGCAGTTTGGtcttcaggaggaggaggaggaagaacgtcgtccttcttcctcctctcgaAGGCGTCCAGTTGGGCGTAGTAGTGCTGGTAATGACTGACAGGCTGCTGACCATTAAATCTGTAATTAGGAGTATATGTTGTACTTGTATGATGCAGCTTTAGGTCAAAGTCGACGTGTAAAATCACTGAGAATTCACATCTAGAGCTAGTTTAAatgcagaggtgggtagagcTGTACTCAAGTAAGAGGAACGCTACTTCACAATAGTAttactcaagtagaagtaaaaagtaatcatcataaaaaagtatttggtgaaaagactactcaagtacttagcaactgtttgattttatattttagaaatgatgtgatcagacagatgaaaacataaaaataatctgcaaattttgctgtttccaaatgtttttgtttattttatttttttaaaagagtacattactgtttaaaagtacccctatggagatattccattaaaaatcagccgtttccagtagggctggacccgaatacaTGAATATTCTCTCATTACggtggtatccaaatatttattttgagatccaaatATTCCGACCCCCAACTGGGTCTTTCTCCCAGTTGTTTTGTAATGAATTAAACTGTCTTCTAGactcctgtttttatttgtatttgaaCTGAGTTCCTCAAATGTGCATCAGAATATTAATAGTTTTGAAAATCATCCAGACAATTTAGTGCAAGAAGTGCAAAATTCAGTAGATTCACTGtggaacaaataaaaactgaaatttttcAGTGACCTATACATTCATGAGTATATATGCTTATGAATTTAATGGAGCAAGtgtattcttttatttaatttattcattaacTGTGGTCATGTTATTAGGCATTTGTAAAAATCATGTGTCTCTGCTAgagacagttttatttatgtgaaGCTCAGTCTGAGCTGATTTTTACTAGCCTTTGGCTCCTTGCAGCTGGCTGTGATGCTTTTTGATGAGGaggctgcaaacacaaacaaatgcagaatTAGAGCATCagaaatacaagacaaaaaaagcagagTCCAGTTCTGACTGAGCTTTCGGTTCCGTCACTGTTGAGGTGTTATTTCGAATTTTTGGGACAATTTGGGATTTAAAACTTGGCACTAAAGACATCACAAGAACTTTCTCAGAACGCTTTCAGAACACAAACATTGTAGCTGGGAGGCTTTcgttgatcccacagtggggaaatctGCAGTTTTAATCTGcagtgtgttactttgtgttgaGCTGGTGTGTAGACTCTGAGCGGGACTCTCCAGTCGGGTTTAGCGGGAAGTTTCTTGTTTCCAGGCCTCTCTGACCCTCTGGTCCTCTTTGTCTTCCCTGGAAAACAGAagttaaaaccacaaaaatgggattttattgtctgtttatGTCTCCAAAGTCTCATGTCCAccttttttccactgtttacATGTGaattaaatgtgcttttttgcatctttggaGCATTTTTACTGTTCAGGCAGATTTTCCGTGACCTGAGCAGATTCTAGTGTTAGTTTTTCTGTTCCATCCGAGCCATAAACGctgagaagaggaggagctaatgctgtgtgtttttcctgctgctgactAAGCGGCCATTTGCACTGAACTACAGCTGACTAAATGACCTAGACTGCCACTAAAGCCGCTgtctatcttatgttttgtgtggtattttaatgtttttattgtgtttttacagtgttttccatttttatttttatttttttattgtgatcacttgtgtaactgctgcataACAACTCGCCCTTCATGGGACAAAAACTTAAGTTAAAGTTCAAAACTATGAATTACATCCAAAACATGTGAACACAAAGCAGGAATGAACATTAGATAACCATCACAAAGCAGCAAGTGAAAACAGACGCACCCTCAGTAATTGAAGGCAGGCGTCGTTAACTTAAATGTGAGCCAAGATGTTTTGTGATTACACTTCACCCAATCAGGATTCAGCTCGATCCCGGTGGGTAAGGAGTGAAATGATCCCTGCAGCCCGTTGGACGTTGAATGAGCAGCATGTGGTGTCAGTAAATGACCACTAGAAGGcgccacagtccacaaacaacACATCTGTTTGATCACATTTGGGGATGTAAGTTCACTATTTGTCAGTTTTCATTCCACCAGAGTTTCTTCTGGttggaaatgacataaacgaatgatttcaagcagttccatgttgtttttctacatttttgctCAAATACCATGGTCAATACTATTTATAACCTCTGAAAACGTCACAGATTTTTAAGAAACTGCAGAAATTCCAAATAATCCTGATAATTTGAGCGCTCTAATACATCATAACCCCAAAACAGCTGATCTCTAGTCAGTTACTTGTCATTTATGGCTCAAAGCTAAAACCAGAGCGTTCCTTTTTGTTAGAAATGTTGAGGGAATATTCCTACGATGATCTAACACTCAAAGACTGTCTTCAGGGTGTTTATGGTTTTAAATAATGCTCCTACAAGACTAAAAGttgacaacaacagaaaaaggaTGTTTGGACGATGTTGTCAGATTATGTTCCGTGATAAAGAGAGAAGAACGTTCTTAAAGTGACTTTCAAAAgctgttttccagatgttattgaAGCCTCAGAGGACAGAATGAGTTATAATAAAGTTTAAACTGCAGCAGTTCTCTAGTTAGCTCCA
It includes:
- the LOC110959567 gene encoding serine/threonine-protein kinase Nek5 isoform X1; amino-acid sequence: MNNYEVVRQIGEGAFGKAFLVRDKGGGAQCVIKEISLRKMSAKEKEASKKEVTLLSKMNHPNIVAFIGSFQERGSLYIVMEFCDGGDLMKKINMQRGNPFTEQQIVDWFVQICLGLKHIHDRKVLHRDIKAQNIFLTNGGMKAKLGDFGIARMLNNTMELARTCVGTPYYLSPEICESRPYNNKTDIWSLGCVLYELCTLRHPFEGSSLRQLVGKICRGRYNPVPSRYSYDLRLLVTQLFKVNPRDRPSVTSVLRRPFMEKHISKHLDSQVMQEEFSHSVLHENRAAASQPAKARTRAANTPGKTKRTRGSERPGNKKLPAKPDWRVPLRVYTPAQHKPPHQKASQPAARSQRFNGQQPVSHYQHYYAQLDAFERRKKDDVLPPPPPEDQTAPPVEPYQLVAAARNEYLQRRQEANQYKLRAEKQLGLRPSTAESSRKPDGHQDQGMGQTEHQQKEKRQEGQQEYLRQLDVIRQQYHQEMRQMKLRAEAEAQPQHQHGTFVVEKLSEPEPSADSKEQQKAAPVQDVEAALRQITDQRRTQERKHKDKKGIMFEIRLDDEEMKENTEKDEEVDPLNQTLSFQEGEELKLRDWLEVRRGWSHRTPQTLLDALANMEVNSIYNTTVEAEEDQEAAVRRQWDDGPPNTLLNFLAQAELKSSTLDSATADSKPEQDRTEEEEEDEDDSDVEMDEERLEPRSDDDDTNFEESEDELRDAVADSMRNLFVMEDENSDDNMKEATTVAEGTEIEEEDGGGISSADPQQVHPELEDSGASVRVVSSEPECPDESRTDDNTGLDNQHQTT
- the LOC110959567 gene encoding serine/threonine-protein kinase Nek5 isoform X2, which translates into the protein MNNYEVVRQIGEGAFGKAFLVRDKGGGAQCVIKEISLRKMSAKEKEASKKEVTLLSKMNHPNIVAFIGSFQERGSLYIVMEFCDGGDLMKKINMQRGNPFTEQQIVDWFVQICLGLKHIHDRKVLHRDIKAQNIFLTNGGMKAKLGDFGIARMLNNTMELARTCVGTPYYLSPEICESRPYNNKTDIWSLGCVLYELCTLRHPFEGSSLRQLVGKICRGRYNPVPSRYSYDLRLLVTQLFKVNPRDRPSVTSVLRRPFMEKHISKHLDSQVMQEEFSHSVLHENRAAASQPAKARTRAANTPGKTKRTRGSERPGNKKLPAKPDWRVPLRVYTPAQHKPPHQKASQPAARSQRFNGQQPVSHYQHYYAQLDAFERRKKDDVLPPPPPEDQTAPPVEPYQLVAAARNEYLQRRQEANQYKLRAEKQLGLRPSTAESSRKPDGHQDQGMGQTEHQQKEKRQEGQQEYLRQLDVIRQQYHQEMRQMKLRAEAEAQPQHQHGTFVVEKLSEPEPSADSKEQQKAAPVQDVEAALRQITDQRRTQERKHKDKKGIMFEIRLDDEEMKENTEKDEEVDPLNQTLSFQEGEELKLRDWLEVRRGWSHRTPQTLLDALANMEVNSIYNTTVEAEEGGRSSTSVGRRSSKHSPELSGSG